A genomic stretch from Streptomyces sp. QL37 includes:
- a CDS encoding DUF1330 domain-containing protein yields the protein MPAYAIAHLREAAPHPEIAEYIERIPATFEAYGGRFLVHATPHETREGDWPGHVVVIGFPGIAEARAWWDSPAYQEIAPLRSRHIEGDIILVEGVPEGYDPAPAAKAMREALAGE from the coding sequence ATGCCCGCCTATGCCATAGCCCACCTGCGCGAGGCCGCGCCGCACCCGGAGATCGCCGAGTACATCGAACGGATCCCCGCCACCTTCGAGGCGTACGGCGGGCGCTTCCTCGTGCACGCCACGCCGCACGAGACGAGGGAAGGCGACTGGCCCGGGCACGTCGTGGTGATCGGATTTCCCGGGATCGCCGAGGCCCGCGCCTGGTGGGACTCGCCCGCGTACCAGGAGATCGCGCCGCTGCGCTCACGGCACATCGAGGGCGACATCATCCTGGTCGAGGGTGTCCCCGAGGGCTACGACCCGGCACCCGCCGCCAAGGCGATGCGCGAGGCCCTGGCCGGCGAGTAG
- a CDS encoding GntR family transcriptional regulator — protein MTFAPEPLDPDDDRPPYEQVASSLGAAIRTRRIGPGEKLPSHKALTEMYGFARATIQRALRDLEDEGLVVSRKGSGVFVRNRTERPAGLRPYVEQAFSSSAVTIDFAGFSSETLHGALQEPMDKIRVGRLTPTSITVRILVPDMAVPQAAPVRREDCGDDERLRARMHDIMVGYARSIRDSMSELSHLGLVPETRVDVRVHSGTQFFKLYVVNQEDAFFGYYPIKANKVVAQGEAIEIFDLVGKDTVLFHYSVNDNESSSGTQQVQQARMWFDSVWETIARGYDLDGH, from the coding sequence ATGACGTTTGCCCCCGAGCCCCTCGACCCCGACGACGACCGACCGCCCTACGAGCAGGTAGCGAGCAGCCTTGGGGCAGCTATTCGAACTCGCAGGATCGGTCCGGGCGAAAAGCTGCCGTCCCACAAGGCCCTGACGGAGATGTACGGCTTCGCTCGAGCCACCATCCAGCGCGCATTGAGGGACCTCGAAGATGAGGGCTTGGTGGTGTCGCGCAAGGGAAGCGGCGTGTTCGTTCGTAACCGGACGGAACGGCCGGCGGGACTGCGGCCCTACGTCGAGCAGGCGTTCTCCAGCAGCGCGGTAACGATCGACTTTGCTGGCTTCTCCAGCGAGACCCTGCATGGCGCACTGCAAGAGCCGATGGACAAGATCCGAGTTGGCAGGCTGACTCCAACGAGCATCACAGTTCGCATACTCGTCCCTGACATGGCTGTCCCGCAGGCCGCCCCGGTCCGCCGCGAAGACTGCGGTGATGACGAACGCCTGCGCGCCCGGATGCACGACATCATGGTCGGTTACGCCCGCAGTATCCGTGACTCGATGTCCGAGCTCAGCCACTTGGGCTTGGTGCCCGAAACGCGCGTTGACGTGCGAGTCCACAGCGGAACGCAGTTCTTTAAGCTGTATGTGGTCAATCAAGAAGACGCGTTCTTCGGGTACTACCCGATCAAGGCCAACAAGGTCGTGGCCCAAGGTGAGGCCATCGAGATTTTCGACCTGGTCGGAAAGGACACCGTCCTCTTCCACTACTCCGTCAACGACAACGAGTCATCCAGCGGGACACAGCAGGTACAACAGGCCCGCATGTGGTTCGACAGCGTGTGGGAGACCATCGCGAGGGGGTACGACCTCGATGGACACTGA
- a CDS encoding HAD family hydrolase, translating to MDTDRLSAAFAATTAVLFDFDGPICDVFAGLPAGRVARDLAELAASSEPTLSGKLSGIDDPIEVLRLTHEVDTAIGLEVERALTAAEVEAVGVAGDPTPGAVAALEAVRDSGRKIAVVSNNSAECVRVFLDRHGLTAHVLKVIGRPGDQPELMKPNPHPLITAAELLGVDVTLCALIGDSLTDIQAAHAVGSTAIGYANKDRKHQAFAQAHAEAITDSMQAIADAIRPQPST from the coding sequence ATGGACACTGACAGGCTGAGCGCAGCATTCGCGGCCACTACGGCAGTGCTGTTCGATTTCGACGGGCCGATCTGTGACGTGTTCGCCGGCCTCCCTGCGGGACGAGTGGCAAGAGACTTGGCCGAGCTCGCAGCCAGCAGCGAGCCAACGCTCAGCGGGAAACTGTCCGGCATCGATGACCCTATTGAGGTCCTACGCCTCACACACGAAGTCGATACGGCCATCGGGTTGGAGGTCGAGCGTGCTCTCACCGCGGCCGAGGTTGAAGCGGTAGGAGTAGCGGGGGACCCCACTCCGGGGGCAGTGGCTGCGCTTGAGGCCGTTCGGGATTCGGGGCGAAAGATCGCGGTGGTAAGCAACAATTCCGCCGAGTGCGTCCGGGTGTTCCTTGATAGGCATGGCCTGACTGCGCACGTACTTAAGGTGATCGGGCGCCCTGGAGATCAGCCGGAGCTCATGAAGCCGAATCCGCATCCGCTCATCACGGCAGCCGAACTCCTCGGTGTCGACGTCACTCTGTGCGCCTTGATCGGCGACTCATTGACGGACATCCAAGCTGCCCACGCAGTCGGGAGCACGGCCATCGGCTACGCCAACAAGGACCGTAAGCACCAGGCTTTCGCCCAAGCACATGCCGAAGCGATCACCGATTCCATGCAGGCCATCGCAGACGCGATCCGTCCCCAGCCGAGCACCTGA
- a CDS encoding FtsK/SpoIIIE domain-containing protein, producing the protein MSDLTTVIEVAGALSAAGGLGYTKVRAPRVFWSLVGLPVARVRFAATYRSTMDACGLTVQPSRLRAFMVRNVARRQDVQPVPPKVRRVRGSSTGMRVTLRLPAGLEPADVAAASERLRHAWGVHSVHVAEIKPGFVELRMTGYDVLRRVKMPRRLPRKVTSGPLVVPVALREDGTAYVRDYTKIPHSLTLGANQSGKSMYQRNLITGLAKLPVGLVGIDCKRGVEQRGYAPRLSALAITPDEASQLLEVLVREMEDRFDTLSAHGVSDLWDLPAKVRPVPLVVLVDEVAELFLTAVKRDEERRDRMVMHLVRLAQMARAVGIYLEICGQRFGSELGKGATMLRAQLTGRVVHRVNDKQTADMGLGDIAPDAVYAVTTIPPDRPGVAVAGDSSGGWSRIRTPELSAADAVATCHEYAHLTPDVPALAPFRPVVRTKPAPASPLASPRPVTE; encoded by the coding sequence ATGTCGGACCTGACCACGGTGATCGAGGTGGCGGGGGCCTTATCGGCTGCCGGCGGTCTCGGCTATACGAAGGTTCGCGCTCCTCGCGTGTTCTGGTCGCTGGTCGGCCTGCCGGTCGCCCGGGTCCGCTTCGCCGCCACGTACCGCTCCACGATGGATGCCTGCGGGCTGACGGTCCAGCCGTCTCGCCTGCGGGCGTTCATGGTCCGCAACGTGGCCCGCCGCCAGGATGTACAGCCGGTCCCGCCGAAGGTTCGCCGGGTCCGCGGCTCCTCCACCGGCATGCGGGTCACCCTCCGACTCCCGGCCGGCCTGGAACCCGCCGACGTCGCCGCCGCCTCCGAGCGTCTCCGGCACGCCTGGGGCGTCCACTCCGTGCACGTCGCGGAGATCAAGCCCGGCTTCGTCGAACTCCGCATGACCGGCTATGACGTGCTGCGTCGGGTGAAGATGCCGCGCCGCCTGCCCCGCAAGGTCACCTCGGGCCCGCTGGTGGTGCCGGTGGCCCTGCGGGAGGACGGAACCGCGTACGTCCGCGACTACACGAAGATCCCGCACAGCCTGACCCTGGGCGCGAACCAGTCGGGCAAGTCGATGTATCAGCGCAACCTGATCACCGGCCTCGCCAAGCTCCCGGTCGGCCTGGTCGGGATCGACTGCAAGCGCGGTGTCGAACAACGCGGATACGCACCCCGCCTCTCCGCCCTCGCCATCACCCCGGACGAAGCGTCACAGCTCCTGGAAGTCCTGGTCCGGGAAATGGAAGACCGCTTCGACACCCTGAGCGCCCACGGGGTCTCTGACCTCTGGGACCTGCCCGCGAAGGTTCGGCCGGTGCCTCTGGTGGTGCTGGTGGACGAGGTGGCCGAACTGTTCCTGACCGCGGTCAAGAGGGACGAGGAACGCCGAGACCGCATGGTCATGCACCTGGTGCGCCTCGCGCAGATGGCCCGTGCAGTCGGGATCTACCTGGAGATCTGCGGTCAGCGCTTCGGCTCCGAACTCGGCAAGGGCGCCACCATGCTCCGCGCCCAGCTCACCGGCCGTGTGGTGCACCGCGTCAACGACAAGCAGACCGCAGACATGGGCCTCGGCGACATCGCCCCCGATGCCGTCTATGCCGTGACCACGATTCCGCCGGATCGCCCCGGTGTGGCCGTGGCCGGCGACTCCTCCGGCGGCTGGTCCCGCATCCGCACCCCCGAACTGAGCGCCGCTGACGCCGTGGCTACCTGTCACGAATACGCGCACCTGACTCCCGACGTC